In Lactiplantibacillus pentosus, the sequence GTCTTGAATTCTGAGCACAGGCCATTTTATCGACTGAACTCAAGACTAGTTGCCATTGAAATTAGTGGTATTGAGATGAGTGCTTAATATTCAGATAATCTTCTCAGTAACTAAATACCATCAGTCATCATCCGTACTAATTAGGTCTTTGCCTGAAGGATCAGTTACCCAATATTCAGTGATTGATTGCACCAATTTAGGTGGTCGTTCATCTGCCATTCGAACGGCTTCCCGACTGTAGGGGCTGGCTGACAATGCTCAGTAGCCAAATTATTCTTAGTCGGAAGTGATTTTCTTCCGGCTTAGAATAAGACTCGTATTTGAAATTGCGCAGTGATTTTCTGCGTGAGTTCAAATCGATGTCGGCTACGTTCCAGCAATTGTCAGCCGGCCCCGGAAGTCGGACTAAGGCGCGCACGTGCAGACGAACAAGCATCTGAACTAATCGGCACGTTTCAACAGTAAGTCATGCCAGCTACCGAAAAGCGTAATAAAAAAAGAGGCCAGCATATGCTGACGCTCTCCGTAATTAAATAATGACTGGTTGTTTTACCAAACGAATAGGCCAACGACACCAGCAGATAATAGTGAAACTAAAATACCAGATAATAGCATGTAGCCGACGTTCCGTGAAATCAAGTCGTTCTTTTCACGACTAACGATTCCCTTGAAGGCCCCGATAATCATCCCAATCGTTGAGAAGTTCGCGAAGGAAGTTAAGAAGACCGTCAAGACTGCCCGGAAGTGAGGGGCATAATCATTGATTTTGCTGGTCACTTCACCCATGACAACGAATTCGTTAGTAACTAACTTGGTCCCCATGTACGAAGCCATTTGGAAGGCATCACTAGGATTGAACCCGAGTAACCAAGCAAATGGGAACATGATGACCCCAAAGATATTTTCAAGTGATAAATTGCTGTTGATCAAACCTAATAATTTATCAATTAATTTCGCTAACGCAACGAAGGCGATAACGTTAGCAGCGATAATCAGAATCAAGCGCCCAGCGCCTAAAATTGAATCGCCTAAGAAAGAGAAGAATGGTTCGCGAGCTGGCTTAGCTTCTTTAACTTGTTCATGAGCTAATTCTTCAGAGCCGCTCGTTTCAGTGGTCTCGGTAGTTTCTTCAACAGCTGCGCTACCAGAGATTTTGGCAATGGTATCTTCTTCCGGCTTAACATCGACCGGATTCAGAATAGCAGCAATAATTGCGGCGTTTAAAACGTTCATTGGTACCGCAGTTAAAATAAACTGACCAGGCATCATCTTAATGTATGCCCCTAGGATTGACGCGGTCACACAACTCATTGACATCATTGCGATCGTCAAGTTCCGTTGCGCCTTCATCTGCTTCAACTGTAATTGTGAAACAGCGAGGGCTTCCGTGTTACCTAAGAACATCATTTCAACAACGAAGAATGATTCGAACTTTGGTTGGCCGGTAATGTAAGCTAACCCGCGGCCGACCCATTTGATAATCCATGGTAAAACGCCAATATAGGTCAAAATATCGAATAATGGCACAATCAACAAGATTGGTAATAATGAACTAGTGACAAAGTCCATCGACTTAACATTGACCCAACTAGCCAATGCGAAGGCGATCCCATCGTATGAAACATTAACGAGCCAAGTAAACCCATCCGCTGCCGCTTTGACCGCGTCAACACCGATTTGTGACCCCGTTAAGAACCATGCCAATAAGACTTCTAGTACTAACATGACACCAACTGAACGCCAGTTAATGGCGTGCTTTTGCTTGGAGAATAAGTAGGCAATGGCAATGAAAACCACGATCCCAATAATATTAACTACCAAGTTAAAGACCATGTGAATAATCCCTCTTCCCTATGAATGTAAGAAATATGACAAAACTACTTCTATTAATTTACCATTTAATGACCTGATGCGGTAGCACTTTTTAAAGAAAAGATTAAGTTCTTAAGTAGACCGTACCAATTTGGTAAAAAGGCCAATCCAGATTTGATAAGACGCCGTTAAAGCTTAACCCGCGCTTTCGGTTGATTGTCATTTTGAAAGCGTAAATTCAGTCCAGCTAGCTGCCATCTGCCATAGGTCACACGTTATCATTACTAGAATTTATTTATTACGCGTTAATATTTGATATTGCCGATAATTAAAACGTGTCAGTTTTCAGCGTTGTCAGTCGTCCCCGGAAGTCGAGAACGCCCTTCCCGACTGACAAACAGTAAACCCAAATACGATTCAATCACAAAAGGCCGTCTCAGTTAAAATACCGAGACAGCCTTTCACAAGACATTACTATATTCGTATTAAACCCGTTTGCGTTGATTTAGCTCATCAGCGGGACGATACCAAATACTGACTAGCACTAGCACCAGGAAAAGCCCCGTCATCGCCGCAATCGACTTATTGGGTGTTAACTTGATTTTTTGCGTTGGGTTCTTTGGCTTAAAGACCCGATTAACGTTCCATTGCATGGTCATTCGAGGTTTCTTGGTAATTGCGCCCGTGTCATTCGAAAAGTGCAGTAGCCCACTACCATAAAGTGCTGGCGTCTTACCATGATTAATGATCGTGACATTCAGTTGCTTAGCATGGACCGCCGGATAATTGATTTGTTGTACCTTTTCAGCTTGACCCGTCACTCGTTTCAAGACGCTGCCTTGGTGCTTAACAACGATTGTCACGCGATTCTTCGACTTGGTGTGTAACACTAACTGATTGCTTTGTTCACCATGAAGTTGAACAACGAAGTGATCGCGCGTTTTAACGCCCAGCGTATTTGGGGTGAAATAAGCCCCGTTTCCCTGCATCGCAATCGAGATCTGGTTCACGGTCACTTTTTTGCTCATCTGCATCAGATTCAGCATGCCAACCAAGGCGCCCAACATCAACACCCAACTGACCGCCAATCGTCGTTTGAAGTTCAAGGCCAGCGCTGGCATTGTGCTCCAGCCCTCACACCCGAGCAACATAATGATGGGTAATAATGGCAAGGCATAGCGCGGTTCAACTTCCCAAATCAGCACGTGAAAGGCCGTCAATCCAAGCAAAACTAAGCTGAGCATCGCCGTTGAAATCAAGTGTTTACGCTGCGTGAATAGTTGCCATATACTCCCAATCAGCAGGGCCAAATACCAGCTCTGTGTCAGCAATAATGCCCAGAATTTATAGTGCCGTTGGTGCAGAATATACCGTGAAGGCGCTTTGAGCCACTGAGCAATCAAATTGATGGCGTCGAAGTCACCATGACTATAAAACACGCCTAGTTTTTGATAAAAATGATCGACTAACCCAAGCGGTCCCATCTGCTCAACGCGTGACTTGATGGACTCAGCTGCCATTTTCTTCTTAGCAGCCTGAGTCTTCGTATTGCGAATCGGATAAAAATCGGCACCATGATATTGCCCCTGCGTATCCGGATTCAAGCTCATGGCAATCCAACTCGTGACCGGCGTGGCCAGCTCAGGATCCTTGACATAGCCGTTATGCTTAGCTGCCGTCGTCATCAACATCGTGATCAGGCCCAATGTCACGACACTGCCCACTAACCATTCAACAGCTAGTCGCCATCTGGTTTTGTCGAGCACCACCATCAGGCCGACCGTTAACAGGACCGCGATGATTAGCACCACTAGATTGCTCTTCATCACATAACCCATTGCGAGCAGTAACCAGGTCCCGACACCCGCAAGCCACCGTTGCCAGCCATGCTTGTTCACAAATAACCAGCCTAACGCCGCCACGTTTAACGCCAGTGGCATCACGAGGGCATCATTATATGGAAACACCCCGTAGCTATAGACGGGGATACTCAGCAGCCAAGTCAGCATCAACAATAACCCACTTGGACGCCAATGTTGCCAATGTTTGAGCAGCACCAATCCCGACAACAGTCCAGTATCGATCCACGCAAACCGCAACAGGTTCAGGATCATCCACGGTGCCTTGATGCCCATGCCTAATAAGAGCTTGATGAACACACTTTCCAGCAGCGCAGAATTCACATTATTAGGATAAACTTTGAAATAATACGTCCAGCGATGACTGCCTTGCGCGAGCGCAATCGCTTGGTTACGCACAAAGTAGACGTCGGCCCGCGTCGCATCGATAAAATGGACCGCCACCCACACTTGCGCAATCAGGATCAATCCGGCAATCCCATACAACCAGTAGCGATAAGTGCGCGCCGAAATGTTCTGACAGGCCTTTTTGATCGCGTTAAGTATCAGCAAGAAGCCCAGCGCCGTCACAATCAGAATGACTGGTTTTGCCCAGTCTTCCTTGTTGAAGAAGTCTGTCGGCATTAAAGCAGCCAACAACAGAACGATACTTAAAACACCAGCGGCTAGCCAGTTGAAGCCAATCAATAACTTTCTAGTCACTAAGACGCACCTACCATTTCATTCAGCTGGGCTGTTTGCTGTGTCGGCGTATAGTCATCTTGTTCGATAATATAACGCGGACGGTGTTTGACCTCCGCATAAATCTTCCCGATGTATTCGCCAATCACACTGATACCGACTAATTGAATGCCACCTAAAAACCATAAGCTGGTCATTAACGACGTCCAGCCGCTGATGACATTGCCGGTGAAGAAGCGGACGATAGCGTAAATGACCATGATGAGACTAATCCCAATGACTAAAATCCCCAACGACATAATTGCTTTTACTGGTGCAATCGAAAATGAGGTAATGCCATCAAAAGCAAATGACAACATCTTTTTGAGTGGGTACTTAGTCTCACCCGCGAGCCGGGGGTTGCGTTGATAGTAAAGTTTTTCGGTATTAAAGCCCAGCTGCGGTACAATGCCACGCAGGAACAGATTGGTTTCTTGATACTCCATTAGCACGTCGATTGCGCGTCGTCCTAGCAGTCTGAAATCGGCATGGTCTGGGACCAATTGAACCCCCATTTTCCCCATTAAGCCGTAAAATGCTTCGGCGGTCCACCGTTTAAAATGAGAATCGCTCGAACGATCATTGCGCACGCCTAAGACCACCTCATTGCCCTCCTGATAGCTAGCGACCATCTTAGGAATCAAGTTCTCGTCATCTTGCAAATCAGCATCAATCGTAATCACACAATCTGAGTACTTCCCCGCAACCTTCATTCCGGCCATTAAAGCATTCTGATGGCCAAAGTTCCGACTAAATTTTAATCCGGTAAACAACGCATTATCACGTTCTAATTGTTGAATCAATGACCAAGTCTTATCACGACTACCATCATTGACAAACAAAATCTTACTCTTTTGACTTACTTGCTTGATGTCAATCATATTCTGCAATATCTGACGTAGTGTCTCTGCCGAAGTCGGTAAAACTTCAGCCTCGTTATAGCATGGCACCACAATCGTGAGCGTTGTCAGCTTCATTCTTAATACTCCCCCTATAATAAACCGGTAAATTACGGCGTCATACATCACCGCTACCTGCCCCTTATTTAATTCCAAACGATGATGAACGTTATAGTTAGATTTTAGCGTTTATCGTCGACGTTTGCGTATATAATATAACTATATTAAATCATTGGGATAAGTTTTAAAAGGTACCATTGATGTTAATCATTAATAATCTCGTGACAGATAGAACTTTCAAGTTTACTATTGTAATTATTGTATAAAAAAGTGGGGAATAAGGGGAATGCATAAATGTTAGCCATGCGATTCAAAAGAATTTTAACTTCAACTCAGTTTAAAGCAATTGTCACCACACTAATCATTTTAGTGTTAGCTTTTATCTCGACTTATCCAGCTTTTACTGGGCATTTTTTTGCGTTAAGCAATGATGGGTCTATTCACCTCGCGCGTTTGGAATCACTTTATCAAGCCTTCAAAGCTGGACGTTTGCCAAGTCTCGTCAATTTCATTGGGTTTAAAAACAATGGCGTCGCTATGAACGCAATGTATCCTTGGCTCACCATGATGATATACGTAATCCCGAGATTACTTATTCAAAGTCCTATGCTAGCATTTGCCTTGGGCTTCTTCATAATGAATATCATTACAGTGACTAACTCATATCTATTAGCAAAGTATCTAAGCCATAATCGACTAATTACACTGTTAGGTATGATTACTTATCAATTTAACGCTTACCACTTTCAGTTAATGTATACACGTGTCGCAATTGGGGAAGCATTTGGATACGCGTTTTTACCATTGATAATATTAGGCTTGTTTAAAATATGGAACCGGGAGAAAAGTGGTATTTTCTGGCTATCTATTGGTATGAGCCTGGTTGCCAACTCACATGTATTATCGCTGGTAATTTTCACAATATTCGTCGGAATTCTCGAAATCATACGCTTATTTTCTCGGAAGATGGATCTGAATGAGATAAAATATTTGATGCTAAGTGTTGGTCTCACAATCTTAATGTCGCTCTATTCACTTTTGAACGTCATAGATTGGATGCTTCACAATAAGATGGTATCTCCGACTCCCGGTTTGATTGGTTTGGATCCTAACAATGAATTCTCACGGATCTTAAGCAATGACATCACAGAATCAGCAACTGGTGCACATATGGGAATCGCGATCACATTTATTCTGATTTATTTATTGGCACAACTTTTGAGCAAAGCCACCGGTTCATGGCGTTACTGGGCAATTGGGGCCGGTAGCATCTTCATATTGGCACAGAATTGGCTTCCCACATTCAAGTTAATTAATACGCCTGCCACGCTCATACAATTTACCATGCGTTTTTTAACTATAGTAGCTGTGGGAACAACAATTTCCTTAATATTATATTTAAATCATAACAACTGGCACACAACATCAACGGCCATTTTTATTAGCTTGTTTGTGATTATCATTGGTTTAACTGGTGTCATACAAATCCATCGTCAAAACCAAAAAAACTATTTATCGTCACTACCTCACGATTCTTCAAGCGCCGCAGTTCATCAGTTTCGGATACGACACCTCACTTCAAAAAACTATTATGAAAATATTGATCGGATGGACGTACCAGATTATCATTTAAAGAAATCAAACATTGAACCGGAAATCAAACATGCCTTAAAACAAGACCTGAGTTTCAATGACGCTAATCGTGTAAATAAAGAGACCGTAGCATTTGACCATAAAAGCATGGCCAAGTTTAAATTCATCTCTGCTAATGACCAGCAGGTTAGTTTTAAATTGCAGCAGGCCCATACAAAAGCTTTGAAATTACCTGTTATTGGCTATAAGAATGTTAACTATCAGATCAAAGTCAACAATCATCACGTGAAATACACGCATTCGCAAGGTCAGTTAAAAGCCAAATTACCAGCAGGTCGTAGCAATATCACGATTTCAATTGCTAATAGTTCTCGTCACGCATGGGCACTATTCATCACTTTTCTTGCTTATATCGCAAGCTTGTTAATATTTGCGCTGCATCGGCCAGTTAGTTCTAAACACTAATCATCAGTGATAGGCTATCGGCATATCATTGACGGATTGATACGCGTTGTGCTAGTTAGTGAATGAAAATAGTTCTAATTTTACCGTCAAACATCAAAAGGCCTGATTCAAATTTGAATCAGGCCTTTTAGCACGGCTTCTCACGAGTATTCACCCCGCCAAATAACCAATGCCATAACCGAATATTCAGTTATCAAGTACCCGGCAACTGCCGAGTGCCCCTGCCAAGGAACTTTATTATACCGCGTTTGGCAAGATTGGGAACTAATTAGTTGACCTTACCAGCAAAAGAGACTAAACTACGGACAATTAATGAAAGGGGGTGATGCTTTTTGAGTACCAAACGTAATCTTAAAGCATCAGTCTCTGCCCTGTTCGGAGCACAAGACTGATACCTTTAAGGAGTCCCAGCCAAATTTTGTTGGCTGGGACTTTTGCTGTCTTAAAGATGTAGAAACAGTTGCAAGTTTTGTGCGGGTAGCTTACATTTAAGATGAAGCTTATTCGAAAAGATGGAGTAGTGCATATGAAAGCAACAACGAAACAAGTCCTGACTGGTGCGGCTTGGTTGGCCGTCCTACTAGCCATGATTGGGGGCGTCATCTTGTGGCAACATCAAGTTCGTAAGGCCAAACCGGTCACAGCGGTAACAGTGACCTCAACCGAACGCATTCCAATGGTCTTACTACTAGATAGCCACTTGACGCATCAACAAAATCAACAATTAACGGCCAATATTCAACATAACAGTGCTTC encodes:
- a CDS encoding NupC/NupG family nucleoside CNT transporter — encoded protein: MVFNLVVNIIGIVVFIAIAYLFSKQKHAINWRSVGVMLVLEVLLAWFLTGSQIGVDAVKAAADGFTWLVNVSYDGIAFALASWVNVKSMDFVTSSLLPILLIVPLFDILTYIGVLPWIIKWVGRGLAYITGQPKFESFFVVEMMFLGNTEALAVSQLQLKQMKAQRNLTIAMMSMSCVTASILGAYIKMMPGQFILTAVPMNVLNAAIIAAILNPVDVKPEEDTIAKISGSAAVEETTETTETSGSEELAHEQVKEAKPAREPFFSFLGDSILGAGRLILIIAANVIAFVALAKLIDKLLGLINSNLSLENIFGVIMFPFAWLLGFNPSDAFQMASYMGTKLVTNEFVVMGEVTSKINDYAPHFRAVLTVFLTSFANFSTIGMIIGAFKGIVSREKNDLISRNVGYMLLSGILVSLLSAGVVGLFVW
- a CDS encoding glycosyltransferase family 2 protein; translated protein: MKLTTLTIVVPCYNEAEVLPTSAETLRQILQNMIDIKQVSQKSKILFVNDGSRDKTWSLIQQLERDNALFTGLKFSRNFGHQNALMAGMKVAGKYSDCVITIDADLQDDENLIPKMVASYQEGNEVVLGVRNDRSSDSHFKRWTAEAFYGLMGKMGVQLVPDHADFRLLGRRAIDVLMEYQETNLFLRGIVPQLGFNTEKLYYQRNPRLAGETKYPLKKMLSFAFDGITSFSIAPVKAIMSLGILVIGISLIMVIYAIVRFFTGNVISGWTSLMTSLWFLGGIQLVGISVIGEYIGKIYAEVKHRPRYIIEQDDYTPTQQTAQLNEMVGAS